The Mycolicibacterium cosmeticum sequence GGGCCCGGGTGGTGGTGGCCAGCCGCAAGCCCGACGCGTGCGCGGCGGCCGCGCAGCGGCTGCGCAGCCTGGGCGCGGCCGCGATCGGGGTGCCGGCGCATCTGGGCAACGTCGACGACCTGGCGGCGCTGGTCGAGCGCACCGTCGCCGAGTTCGGCGGGATCGATGTGGTGGTCAACAACGCCGCCAATGCCCTGGCGCAGCCCATCGGGTCCATGACGGTCGAGGCGTGGGACAAGTCGTATGCGGTCAACCTGCAGGGCCCGGTGTTCCTGGTGCAACACGCGCTGCCGTACCTGAGGCAGAGCCCCGCGGCGGCGGTGCTGAACATGGTGTCGGTGGGCGCGTTCAACTTCGCGCCGTCCCTGTCCATCTACGCCTCCGGCAAGGCCGCCCTGATGTCGGTGACCCGCTCGATGGCGGCGGAGTTCGCGCCGCTGGGCATCCGCGTCAACGCGATCGCGCCCGGTCCGGTCGACACCGACATGGTGCGCAACAACCCGGCGGAGGTGATCGACGCGATGGCGACGAAGACCTTGATGCAGCGGCTGGCGTCGCCGGACGAGATGGTCGGCGCCGCATTGCTGTTGTGCTCGCGGGCCGGTAGTTACATCACCGGTCAGGTGGTGATCGTCGACGGGGGCGGCACACCCCGCTGATCCGCCGGCGTCAGTCCGCGCTGCGCCAGCCCCGCACCCCGACGGCGATCATCCGCATCTGTTTGACGGCGATGCGCTTGATCTCCTCCAGTGCGGCGGGGTCGGCGGCGTCCTCGGTGGTCTCGGCGATCGAGATCATGGCGTTGACGAACAGGTTGGCCAGGATGTTGAGATCCTCGCTGCTCCAGTTCTTCAGGCCGGGGAACCGGGCCAGGTCGATGGCGAGTTCGGAAGTGAGCAGCCGGATTTCGGTGCGAATGGCGTAGCGCAGCACGGCCACGCCGCTGGCCCGTTCGCGGGTGATGAAGCGCCAGTGCTCGCGGCGCTCGCTGATGCTCGCGATGAGGATCTCGGCGGAGGAATCGATGACGTGGTTCGGGTCGAGCTTCCCGGCCCGCGCGCCGCGCAGCATATCGCGCAGCGACCGGAACGATTCGTCGATGAGCACCAGGCCGAGCGATTCCATCGAATCGAAATGCCGGTAGAAGGCGGCCGGCACGATGCCCGCCTTGCGGGTCACCTCGCGCAGGCTCAATCCGGTGAAGCTGCCCTCCTCGAGCAGTTCCAGTGCGGCGGCGACGATCGCCCGGCGCGTGACCTCTTTGCGTTCCTCTCGGGACAGGGTGTCTCGCGACCGCGACCGACTCGAGCGCGCGGACCGCCCAGTGCGGGACTTCGGAGCCTCAGCATCCACAACCACCGAGCGTACAACCGGATACCCCTCCGATTCGGCCGGCGTTCCGATGTCAAGTGTTTGTGAATTCAGAGTACGAGTGTTCACTATGTTATGCCCATCACAACCTGCTAGTTTTGCTTGACCGTGCGCTTCTGATCGACCCACAGTGTACATATGTTCACTGAAACATTGACGCACAAGCTGCGCGACCGGGTGCTCCGGTCGCCGCTGCTGGATCTGCTCACCGGACCACACGGCGTCGACCGCTACACCGAGATCGTCGATCCGGTCTGGATCAAGGGCAGCGCCCGCGCCAAGGTGGTGGCCGTCCGCCGCCAGAGCGCCCGCAGCGTCACCCTGACGCTGGAACCCAACGCCGCCTTCACCGGTTTCCGTGCCGGCCAGCACATCAACCTGTCCGTCGAGATCGACGGCCGCCGGCGCACCCGGCCGTACTCGCCGGCCAGCGCCGAAGGCAGCCGGCTGATCGAGCTGACCGTCGGTCTGCACGACGGCG is a genomic window containing:
- a CDS encoding TetR family transcriptional regulator, with product MDAEAPKSRTGRSARSSRSRSRDTLSREERKEVTRRAIVAAALELLEEGSFTGLSLREVTRKAGIVPAAFYRHFDSMESLGLVLIDESFRSLRDMLRGARAGKLDPNHVIDSSAEILIASISERREHWRFITRERASGVAVLRYAIRTEIRLLTSELAIDLARFPGLKNWSSEDLNILANLFVNAMISIAETTEDAADPAALEEIKRIAVKQMRMIAVGVRGWRSAD
- a CDS encoding SDR family NAD(P)-dependent oxidoreductase, which gives rise to MDRARFDTLFDMSGRTVVVTGGTRGIGLALAEGFALAGARVVVASRKPDACAAAAQRLRSLGAAAIGVPAHLGNVDDLAALVERTVAEFGGIDVVVNNAANALAQPIGSMTVEAWDKSYAVNLQGPVFLVQHALPYLRQSPAAAVLNMVSVGAFNFAPSLSIYASGKAALMSVTRSMAAEFAPLGIRVNAIAPGPVDTDMVRNNPAEVIDAMATKTLMQRLASPDEMVGAALLLCSRAGSYITGQVVIVDGGGTPR